A region of the Acidobacteriota bacterium genome:
GCGTATGATTTAATCATGCTGGACGACCCCTGGTTTCCGCGCTTCGCTTCACAAAATTTTCTCACTGACCTCGCACCCTTTTATCAAAAGAAAATGCTCGCGGGACCGGATGATGATTTCGTTCGCGCGTCGCTGGCGCTTGGTCGTCACCCATACGAAAGCGGTCAGCTTTATGCGCTGCCTTATGTCGGCAATTCACAACTCTTTTTTTATCGCAAAGACCTGTTTGAAAAACACAATTTGAAAAAGCCTGAAACCTGGCAGGATGTATTGAATGCGGCAAGAGTGATTGATGACCAAGAGAAGACCGGTTCACCTGCGGGCGGCGCGGTGCGCGGTTATGTGATGCGCGCCGCGCAAGGCAATTCCGTGGTTGCCGATTTTATGCCGATTTTCTGGGCTTTTGGCGCAGAAATGTTTGACGCTGACGGGAAACCTGCGGTCAACAGTTTGCAAGGCATCGAAGCGTTGAAATTCATGCTGGAACTTGGCAAATATGCGCCCGCCGGTTATGTCAATTTCGGCGCTGATGAAGTGTCTACGCATCTGTTGCAAGGCACCGCGGCGATGTCGATTAACTGGCCCGCGTGGATTAGCGCATTCAACGACCCGGCAAAATCCAGGGTGATTGGCAAAATCGAATTCGCGCCGATGCCCGCCGCGAAAACCCAAGGGCGCGCAGAGATTGGCAACTGGTTGATAGCGATTCCGCGAGGCTCAACCAGGATGGATGCGGCGTTCGATTTTCTGTTGTGGGCGACCGCTGCCGAGCAGATGAAAAAATCGGCGCTTGCGGGAAATCCGCCGACCCGCAAATCCTTATTCGCGGATGCGGAACTGACGGCGAAAT
Encoded here:
- a CDS encoding ABC transporter substrate-binding protein; protein product: MRRAMTGFHSFNHLKTSIIIALFCAFALLAISACHRSPDARQITIAVNSGVEGDALKQAARDYAAQTGIKVQIAEFPYANLFEKELVDLNTGSGAYDLIMLDDPWFPRFASQNFLTDLAPFYQKKMLAGPDDDFVRASLALGRHPYESGQLYALPYVGNSQLFFYRKDLFEKHNLKKPETWQDVLNAARVIDDQEKTGSPAGGAVRGYVMRAAQGNSVVADFMPIFWAFGAEMFDADGKPAVNSLQGIEALKFMLELGKYAPAGYVNFGADEVSTHLLQGTAAMSINWPAWISAFNDPAKSRVIGKIEFAPMPAAKTQGRAEIGNWLIAIPRGSTRMDAAFDFLLWATAAEQMKKSALAGNPPTRKSLFADAELTAKFPAYPVQLKSLESSKPRPRTPLWNEIENAFGIFLSKANSGALTAEEAMNQANAEITKIIERGR